TCCAGCGTGACGGGTTGCGCGAACTGCGCGGCGAGCGCCGCTTCGAGCGGGCCGCGCATTCGTCGCGCGCGCGCGCGGCGGCCGGCGTCGGCCAACGCCGAATCGAGCGCGACGACGAGGGCGCCGCCCGCGAAGCGCGCGTGCAGCGTGAGCCCGGCGAGCGGACCGTTGGCGATGCGCAGCGTCAGCACGTCGGACGGCGACGGTCGCGGTCCGGCGGGCGCTTTGCCGGGCGGCGCGCTTGCATCGGCCGGCCGCGCGCGCCGGGTTCGCGCGCGCGGGTCGTCGGCCGCGTCGCTTTCCGATGCGTCGCCTGCGGGTGCGCGGTGCGGCGGCGCATCGCCCGGCTGCGCGTCGAGCCAGGCGGAAAACGCATCGGCCGCGCTTTCCGCGTCGCCGCCGGCCGGCACGAGCGACTCGTGCGATCCGCACGATGCGCGGAGCCGCGCGCCGGTCGTCATCGTTTTCACAGCGGACATCGTTTCATTCCAGCAACGCGTTCAATTTTTCCTGATCGACGAGCGCGCGGCGCAACTGATCGAGCTGGCCGTCGCGTTCGAGCCGCAGCGCCTGCCACTGCGCGTCGACTGCCTCGATCCGGTCGGCGAGCGTCTGGTCGCGCTGATGAAAGCCCGCGAGCTCGCGCTTGAGCGCCTGCAGCGACGCGTAATCGTGCACCGCATCGGTGTCCGCGCGCTCGCGCCAGTCGAGCCACAGCGCGCGGCGCGCTTCGAGCAGGCTCGCCTTGCTCGAGAGGAGCGTCGCCTCCTGTTGCTCGAGCATCGCGAGCACGCTGCGTATGCTGCGCTCTCGACGCTTCTTGATCGTCACGAGCGTGGTCAGCGTTGACCGTCCACCGTTGTCCATAACTGATCGATCGTCTGTTCAAAAGTGTTCTTCTCCGTCACCGGCTGGCACAGGAAGCGGCGGATCGCGTCGCGGCGCGCGAGCGCGTCGTCGGCTTCCGGATCGCGTCCGGGCTGATATTCGCCGACCCGCACGAGCAGCTCGATGTCGCGATAGACGGCGTCGAGCCGCCGAAGCCGCGCGGCGAGCGCCAGGTGGCGCGCATCGACGATCTGGGCCATCACGCGGCTCACGCTCGCGCCGACGTCGATCGCCGGATAGTGGTTCGCCTGCGCGAGCTTGCGCGACAGCACGATGTGGCCGTCGAGGATCGACCGGACTTCGTCGGCGACGGGCTCGTTCATGTCGTCGCCTTCGACGAGCACCGTGTAGAGCCCCGTGATGCTGCCCGTTGCCGCCGGCCCCGCGCGCTCGAGGAGGCGCGGCAGCCGCGCGAAGAAGCTCGGCGGATAGCTGCCGGCCGCGGGCTTTTCGCCGGCCGCGAGGCCGATCTCGCGCGCCGCGCGCGCGAAGCGCGTCAGCGAATCCATCATCAGCAGCACGTCGCCGCCCTGGTCGCGGAAGTGCTCGGCGATCGCGGTCGCCGTGTACGCCGCCTTCAGCCGCTCGAGCGCGGGGCGATCGGACGTCGACACGACGACGACCGCCCGTGCGCGCGCCTGCGGCGTCAGCGTGCGTTCGAGAAACTCGCGCACCTCGCGGCCGCGCTCGCCGATCAGCGCGAGCACGGTGACGTCGGCGAGGCTGCCGTCGCAGATCATCCCGAGCAGCGTGCTCTTGCCGCCGCCCGCCGCCGCGAAGATGCCGATCCGCTGGCCGCGCCCGCACGTGAGCACGCCGTCGATCGCGCGCACGCCGAGCGGCAGCGGCGTGTCGATGACGGTGCGCGCGAGCGGATCGGGCGCCGCGCGATCGAGGTCGATGCGCGTCGCATCGTCGGGAATCGCGGGGCCGTCGTCGAGCGGCCGGCCGACGCCGTCGACGACGCGCCCGAGCAGAAAATCGCCGACCGCGATCCGGTGCGGCCGCCCGAGCGCGCGCACCGCGCTGCCCGCCGCGATGCCGCGCGGCTCGGCGAACGGCGACAGCAGCGCCGCGTCGCCGTCGACCGCGACGACTTCGGCGTCGATGCCGCTCGGCTCGAGCCGGCACAGATCGCCGAAGCCGACGCCCGGCAGCGTCGCGCGCACGAGCGTCGGCCCGATTTCGACGACGCGGCCGAAGCGGACGCCGGCATCGGGCGCGACGCCGCGCGGCGCGAGCCGTGCATCGACGAGCGCGGCGACGCGCGCACGATCAAGCGGCCGCATCGGCGAGCTCCCCGATCAGGTCGGCGGTGCCGATCACGCGCAGCTCCGCCTCGTCGCCGATTTCCTGAAACGACAGCACGGGCAGCTCGCCGAACTCGCGCTCGACCATCTTGCGAACGAAGCGGCGCACGTCGATCGCGGTGACGAGCACGGTGCGCCGCAGGTCGGCGTCGGCGAGCGCGCTCTTCAGGCGCGCGACGATCGCGTGCGTGTGCTCGGGCGCGAGCGATGAATACGAGCCCGCGGCCGTCTGCCGGATCGATTCGCGGACCATCGACTCGATCCGGTCGCCGATCATCCAGCAGTTGATCCACGGCTGTCCGGCGCGATGGCGCGTCGCGATGTGCCGCCGCAGCGCGACGCGCACGTATTCGGCGAGCATCACGGGATCCTTCTCGCGCGGCGCCCACTCGACGAGCGCCTCGAAGATGCCGCGCAGATCGCGCACCGACACGCGTTCGTCGACGAGCCGCTGCAGCACGTCCGCGATCCGGCCGATCGGCATCTGCCGCTGCACTTCCTTCACGAGCTCCGCATAGCGCGATTCCATCGCGTCCATCAGGAAGCGGGTCTCCTGCACGCCGATGAACTGCGCGGCGTGCCGGTCGATGACGAGCGACACGCAGTGCGCGACGCGCGCCTCGTCGCGATGGACGGTCACGCCGAGCGCGGCGAGCGCGTCCGCGTGCGCGGGGTCGATCCATTGAAGCTGCAGCTGCGCGAACGGCAGCGGCTCGACGCGCACGCGCTGCGCGACGCTCGCGCCGCGCGCGTCGGCGAGCCATTCGTTCGCCGGCATCGCGAGCGTGACGACGGGCTCCTGATAGAGCAGGATCTGCACGGCGTCGGCGGCGAGCCCCGCGTCCGCCTGCAAGTGGATCTCGGGCAGCGGCAGGCCGAGCTGCTCGAACTTGTGCGCGCGCAGCGCGTCGAGCGCTTCGGCGAGCTTCGACGGCCGCACGGCCGATTCGCCGTGGCGGATCATCAGCGGGATCGCGCCCGGCGTCATCGCGAAGCCCGCCTGGCCGCCCGCGTGGCCCGCGAGCGCGCCCGCCGGCGCGGCCCCGCCGTGCGCCGCGGCGCCGATGCCCGGCGCGGCCGCGCCGCGCTTCGCGCGCCGGCGCAGATGCCACGCGCAGCCGAACACGAACGCGGCGAGCGCGACGAAGTAGACGACCGGAAAGCCGGGCAGCAGCGCGAACACGAGCAGCACCGCCGCGGCGAGCCAGAGCGCCTGCGGCTGCTTGCCGATCTGCTCGGTGAGATCGGCGGCGAGCGGCTGGCGCGTGTCGCCCGGCACGCGCGTGACGATGATGCCCGCGGTGATCGAGATCAGCAGCGCGGGAATCTGGCCGATGAGACCGTCGCCGATCGACAGGATCGCGTACGTCGACATCGCCTCGCTCGCGCTCATCCCGTGCATGAACACGCCGACCGCGGTGCCGCCCAGGATGTTGACGAGGATGATGATGATGCCGGCGATCGCGTCGCCCTTGACGAACTTCATCGCGCCGTCCATCGCGCCGTAGAGCTGGCTCTCCTTCTGCACGAGGCCGCGCAGCCGGCGCGCTTCGTTCGCGTCGATGGTGCCGGCGCGCATGTCGCCGTCGATGCTCATCTGCTTGCCGGGCATGGCGTCGAGCGAGAAACGCGCGCTCACCTCGGCGACGCGTTCGGAGCCCTTCGTGATGACGATGAACTGGACGATCGTGATGATCACGAACACGATCAGGCCGACGCCGAGATTGCCGCCGACCGCGAAGCTGCCGAACGTGTAGACGATCTCGCCCGCGTCCGCCTGCAGCAGGATGAGCCGCGTCGTGCTGATCGTCAGCGCGAGCCGGTACAGCGTCGTGATCAGCAGCAGCGAAGGGAACACCGAGAACTCGAGCGGATCGCGGATGTACAGCGACATCATCAGCAGGATGATCGACACCATCAGGTTGAACGCGATCATCAGGTCGACGAGGCTCGTCGGCAGCGGCACGATCATCATGAACACCGCGACGAGCAGCATCACCGCGAGCACGATGTCCTGACGGCCCGCGGCGCGCGCGAGCCACGGCGCGAGCCGTTTCATGCGGCGTCTCCGGCATGCGCGTCGAGGAGGCGCCGCATCGTCCGGTGGCCCGCGAGCCAGTCGTCGACGCTCGTGTCGCGCGGGAACGCGCAGCTCACGACGAGCTGGCTGCCCGCCGCGAACGCGCGCAGCACGAGGCCCTGCATGCGCAGCGGGTCGCAGCGCGCGATGACGCGCATCAGCGCGTCGCGGCGGCGCGCGGCGTCGACCGCGCTCGCGAGCGACAGCGTGAGCCGCCCGTCGGCGACTTCGACGAAAAGACGCGTGCCCGCGTGAGCGAATTCCATTCGCTCGCCGATGCGGGCACAAGGCAAATCGAGGAAGCGTAGCAACTGTTCGAGTCGGCGTTCCGTTTGCAAATCCATGCGGTTCCTTCGTACGCCGAAGATGCGTCGTGACGAGTCGTGAGACAAGGTCGGCACATCTTCCCGAATCGAACCGGCGCGGGGCATACGGTAAAGACCTGAATTGGCCGGCGCGCGAAAAGGCAAAATGCGATAATTGCGGCGCGGATGTTGCGGGGTACACATCAATAATGAGCGCATTGTGGGAAAAGTCGCTGACCGCGCGGATCATGGTGATCCTGAGCTGCGCGATGACGGCCTTCTGGCTGTTGTCCGAGTCGATCGGCTTTTATTTTCGATACATCGAGGCGCAACGAGAGCTGCGCAGCGAGCTGACGTGGCAGCTCGAATCGATCGCGCAGGAGGAAAGCCGCCGCTACGAGTACGCGGAGCGCCAGGCGCGGATGCTGATGTCGTGGTGGAGCGTGCTCGACGAGCGGATCATCCTGCGCCCGAAGGCGCAGGCATCGGTGCAGCACGCGATCTTCGTGCCGTTCAAGGATGCGAAGGGCAATCGCGAGCTCGTCGAGCGCGCGCGCGAAATCGTCGAGATCTACGGACACGCGGATCCGCGCAACCGGATGGACACGTTCCTGCTGCTGCCGACGGAAGGCATCGTGCTGTTCGAGCCGGAAACGATGTCGAGGGACGACATGCAGCGCAAGATCGCCGCGTTGTCGACGCTGCGCACGCTGCCGAAGCTGCCCGTCGTCCATTGGGGCGCGGCGATCAAGGATTCGAACGGCATGATTCGCGCGGCGGCCGCCGTCGTCGATCCGAACACGGGCATCGTCGCCGGCCAGAATTTGAGAGTCGGCGATTTTCCGGCGATCGCGAAGGACATGGGCCTCGAGGCGCCGCCGCGCTTCGCGCTGCAATCGCAGACGGGCGATGTGTTCTGGATGGGCGCGGACGTGTCCGCGAAGCCGCCGCCCGCGTTCGTGCTCCCGCCCAAATGCGACCGCACGCACTGGATTCGCCGCGGCGACTATTACGTGATCTGCACGCCGCTATCCGGCCCGAACTGGCAGGTCGCGGCGATCTACCCGGTCAGCGCGGTCACCGACAAGGCGATGTCGCTGCTGCCGCTGACGACGCGCTGGACCTTCGTCGTGCAGCTCCTGCTGATCGCGTTCGTCTACGTCACGCTGCAGCGGCAGCTCGGCCAGCCGCTGCAGCACTTCGTCGACATCATCGACGCGCAGCGCGAAGGCGATCTCGGCCGCCGTCTGCCGACCGGGCGCCGCGACGAGCTGGGCCGGATCGCGAGCGCGTACAACTCGCTGCTCAGCACGGTCAACGCGTATTACAAGACGCTCGAGAGCAAGGTGCGCGAGCGCACGCGCGAGCTCGCGGAGGCGAAGCGGATCGCCGAATCGGCGAGCCACCGCAAGAGCGAGCACATCGCGAGCATCAGCCACGAGCTGCGCACGCCGCTCAACGGGATCGTCGGCGCGCTCGCGCTGTTGAACCGCAGCGCGCTGCAGGCGGAGCAGCGGGATCTCGTGCGCGTCGCGCAGCAGTCGTCGTCCTATCTGCTCGGCATCGTCAACAACGTGCTCGATTTTTCGCGCATCGAAGCCGGCCAGCTCGAACTCGCGAGCGAAGAGAGCGATCTGCTCGCGCTGCTCGACCAGGCGATGCTGACGATCCACATCCGCGCGCAGGAGAAGAGCCTCAGTCTGCGGACCTTCGTCGCGGCGGACGTGCCGCGGCGCGTGTGGCTCGACGGGCTGCGCGTGCGGCAGATCCTGATCAATCTGCTCGGCAACGCGGTGAAGTTCACCGAGCACGGGCACATCCACCTGACCGTCGAGCGCCGCGCCGACATGCTCGCATTCGTCGTCGAGGATACCGGCAAGGGCATTCCGGACGACTATCAACTGGACATCTTCAAGCCGTTCGTGCAGGTGCGCGCGCACGACAGCGGCAACGGGCTCGGCCTGCCGATCGCGTCGCGGCTCGCGAACCTGATGAACGGCGAGATCCTGCTCGACAGCCGGCTCGGCAAGGGCACGCGCTTCACCGTGCTGCTGCCGCTGCAGGCGGACGAGAGGGCGCCCGCGCCGCTCGCCGGCACGCTCGTCGCGCCGGCCGCGCTGCACATGCAGATGCGCGTGTGGGGCCTGCAGGTCGAAACGGGCGACAACGCGCTGTTTCCGATGCCCGAATCGGGCTATCTGCCGGGCAAGCTCTGGGACAAGGTCGTGCTCGCGCTGCGCGGCGAGGCCGTGCAGGAGGAGGTCGCGCCGAAGGCGATCTGCCCGTGGTCGCTGAAGATCCTCGTCGTCGACGACGTCGCGGTGAATCGCGACATCGTCGGCAAGATGCTGCGCGAGCTCGGGCATCGGACGCGCGCGGCCGCGTCGGGCCAGCTCGCGCTGAAGCTCGGACGCTCGCACGTATTCGACCTCGTGCTGATGGACGTGCGCATGCCCGAGCTCGACGGGATGGCGACCGCGAAGCGCTGGCGGCACGTTGCCGAAGGCGTGCTCGATCCGGACACGCCGATCGTCGCGCTGACGGCGAACGCATCGCCCGCCGAGCATGAGCGCGCGAAGGCGGCGGGGATGAACGGCTATCTGACAAAGCCGGTTTCGCTCGAACAGCTCGCCGACATGATCAACCAGGTCGCGTCGACGCAGCTCGCACGCGGCGTCGAGCTCACGCCGAATGCGAAGTCGTGCTCGCCGCTCTTCGACCTGAACGACGCGGCGATGCGCGAGAAGCTGCATCAGGCGCTCGTCGATCTGCACCGGCAGATCGACGCCGCGTGGCACGCGAGGGACGCCGCGTCGATGCTGAACGTGCTGCACGCGCTGAAGGGCTGCGCGGGACAGGGCGGGCTCGATCTCGTGCGCGAGGCGGCCGAGCAGCAGGAGCGTCAGGTGCGCTCGGGCGGCTGGATGAGCGGTCACGACGTGCGAGACCTGGCGGAGCTGATCTCGATTCAGTTTGCGTGACCGGCGCGGGCGGGCCGCGCGGCGTCAGTGCAGCCCGAGGCGATGCGCCCAGTTGGCGAGTTCCGCCGCATTGTGCGCGTCGAGCTTGCGCATCAGGTTCAGTCGATGGGTCTCCACGGTCTTGATCGTGATCGTGAGCTTTTCCGCGATGTCGCGATTGCGGCAGCCTTCCGAAATCAGCTTGAGCACCTGGCGTTCGCGCGGCGTGAGCGCGACCGCGCCGTCGGGCACGGCCTTCGTCGTGACCTGATCGACATTGAGCGCCGGGTCGATCACCGTATGGCCGCGCCACACTTTCCAGATCGCGTCGAGCAGCGTCTGCTTCGAGCTGTTCTTCAGCAGGTAGCCGTTCGCGCCGGCCGCGAGCGCCGCGCTCGCGCGATGCTCGGTGGTCTCGGCGGTGACGACGAGAATGCCGAGGTCCGGCCAGCGCCGCCGCAACTGATGGATCACGTCGAGGCCGTTCATGCCGGGCAGGCCGAGATCGAGCAGCACGATGTCGGGATCGAGCCGCTGGCAGGCCGCATACACTTCGAGGCCGTTGCTGACCTCGTCGACGACGGACAGCGGCGGCGACGCGTCCAGCAGGTTCTTGAGGCCCAACCGCAGCAGGGGATGGTCCTCCACGACCAGGATGCGTATCTCGGCGGGAGCGGCGGTGTGCGTGAGAGCCATGGGACGGGTGTCAGACGAAGATGAAAAATTACTCAAGGCGTCCGAAGTTCAGGTGATGACCGGATCGATTCTATCAAGGTCTATCTTGAAAATGTCATGCCATGAAGCACGGATACTTGACTGACCTTCCCGCGTGCATCCGGCACGTCGGATCGGTTTCGATCGGCGGCGCGCAGCGCGGCCGCTGGTCGCTGACGATGGACGAACTGAGCGGCTGGTGCGGCGGCGGCGCGTACGGGATGTGCGTCGCGTTCGCGGTCGACGGCGCGCCGCACGACGCCGCGTGGCTCGCGCATGCGGCGCTGTGGCTCGCGTCGCTGCGCGGCCAGCCCGACGACGCGCTGTGGCTCGACGACGGCACGCTGTATTTCGTGCGCCGCTACGACAGCGACGTCGGCGCGGCCGCCTTGCGCGCGGGGATCGAGCAGCAGGGCGCCGTCGCGCGCTGGCTGAGCGCGCACCACGAAGCCGCGCGCGGCATGCGTCACGCGGGACCGGGCGAATGAAGCGCTCGCTTCACGGCGCGCGCGCGCTTGCCGCCGCGACGCTCGCCGCGAGCGCGTCCGCGTGGGCCGCGCCGATGCCGACGCACGGCGCGGCGCCGTTCTTTCTCGCGACGCGCGGCGCGAAGCTCGCCGACGTGCTGCGCGATCTCGGCGCGAACTACCGGGTGCCCGTCATCGTCAGCGAGCAGGTGGACGGCGCGTTCATCGGCACGCTCGACGGCGGCCCGCCCGACGCCGCGCTCGATCGTCTCGCGCGCCTCTACCAGCTCGCGTGGTATTACGACGGGCAGACGCTCTACGTGTATCGCGCGCGGGAGGTGTCGACCCGGCTGATCGCGCTCGACTATCTGCCGTCCGCGACGCTGATCGAGCAGCTGCGCGCGGCGAGGCTGCTCGATCCGCAGCAATGCCGCGTGCAGGCGATTCCGCAGTCGAACGCGATCGAAGCGTACGGCGTGCCCGTCTGCCTCGAGCGCATCGCGCAATTCGCGAAGCGCCTCGATCAGCAGGCGATCAATCGCGAGCAGAACCAGGAATCGGTGCGCTTCTTTCCGCTCAAGTACGCGACGGCCACCGATACGTCGTACAGCTATCGATCGCAGCAGGTGATCGTGCCGGGAGTCGTGTCGGTGCTGCGCGAGCTGGCGCAGGGCCGCGCGCTGCCGCTCAAGGACAGCCGGGGGCAGCAGCCAGCGAGCGACCGGCTGCTGCCGATGTTCGCCGCCGACGCGCGGCAGAACGCGGTGATCGTCCGCGACAAGCGCGCGAACATGAACCTCTACGGCGATCTGATCGCGCAGCTCGATCGCAAGCCGAAGCTCGTCGAGATCTCGGTCGCGATCATCGACATCAATGCGGAGGATCTCGGCGCGCTCGGCGTCGACTGGTCGGCGTCCGCGCGGATCGGCGGCGGCTCGGTCAGCTTCAACAGCGGCGGCCAGCCCGACGCGGGCAGCTTCTCGACGGTGATCGCGAACACCGGCAGCTTCATGGTGCAGCTCTCCGCGCTGCAGCAGAACTCGAAGGCGCGCATCCTGTCGCGCCCGTCGATCGTCACGCTCGACAACATGCAGGCGGTGCTCGATCGCAACATCACGTTCTATACGAAAGTGAGCGCCGAGCGCGTCGCGAAGCTCGAATCGATTTCGACGGGCTCGCTGCTGCGCGTGACGCCGCGCATCATCGGCGACGCGGGCCGGCAGGAGGTCATGCTGACGCTCGTCGTGCAGGACGGCCGCCAGACGAGCCCGCTCAGCCAGCAGGAGCCGCTGCCGCAGACGCTCAGCTCCGAAATCGCGACGCATTCGCTGCTGAAGGAAGGCGAGGCGCTGCTGCTCGGCGGCTTCGTGCAGGACGAGCTGAGCGAAGGCGAGCGCAAGATTCCGCTGCTCGGCGACATCCCGTTTCTCGGGCGCCTGTTCAAGACGACGCGCCAGAGCCAGCGGCATACGGTCCGGCTGTTCCTGATCAAGGCGGATCCCTGGCAGCAGACATGACGATCCGATGCACAAGCTCAAATGGCTGAACGGACCGCTCGCCGGGCTCGAGTTCGATTTGCCCGCGGGCGCGACGCAAATCGGCGGCGACGACGCGGACGTCGCGCTGCCGCTCGAAGGCGATGCGCGCGCGGTGCTGACGAGCGGCGAAGACGGCGTGCGCGTGTCGGCCGACGCGGGCGTGTGGGTCGACGGCGGGCCGTGGGACGCGGGCGATGCATTGCCGTTCGATCGCGCGATCGACGTCGCGGGCGTCGCGTTCGTGCTCGGCGGCAGCGGCGATGCGCTGCCCGCGCGGCCGGTGCCCGAGCGGCGGCGCGCGGCGCGGCGCTCGACGCGCGAGATCGCGTGCTGGAGCGGCGCGGCGCTTTCGATCGCCGCGATCGTCGCCGGGCTTGCGTTGCTGCTGTGGCGGCCGCCTCAGCCCGCGCGCTTCGATGTCGACGCGTGGCTCGCGCAGCAGCTTCGAGCGCCGGCGCTGCGCGGGCTGCACGCGCAGCGCGCGGCGGACGGCTCGGTCGTCGTGAGCGGACTGTGCGCGTCGTCGCAGGATGTCGGGCGGCTGCGGGCGCGGCTGGGCGAGCATGGCGTCGCGATGCGCGACGAGAGCTTCTGCGCGGACGCGCTGCGCGAGAACGTGCGCAACGTGCTCGCGCTGAACGGCTATCGGGATGTCGACATACGCAGCGACGCGACGCTCGACAGCGTCGAGATCCGCGGGCCGATCGTCGCCGATGCGGCGTGGCAGCGCGTCGTCGCGCAGCTTCAGATGCTGCGCGGCCTGCGCGCGTGGCGCGTGGTCAACGACCGCGCGCTGTGGTTCGACCGGCTGTGCGGCACGTTGACGGGCCGCGTGCCGCTCGACGGCCTGAACATCGTGATGTCGGGCAAGACGCTGATCGTCAGCGGCGCGGCCGATCCGGCGCACGCGCCGGCGCTGGCGGATGCGATCGCCGAATTCAACCGATCGAGCCGCGACGGCTTCGTCGCGACGTGGCAGGACGTGCCGTCGCTGCAGACGGCGAGCGCGTACCTGCCCGCGCCCGTCGTGACGGTCGGCGGCCATGCGGGCGCGATCTACGTCGTGCTCGCGAACGGCATGCGTCTGCAACTGGGCGGCGTGCTGCCGAACGGCTATGCGATCGTGCGCCTGACGCGCCGCGCGATGAGCCTGCGCAAGGATCAGCGCCTCGTGTCGGTGCCGCTCGACGTGTGATCATCCCGCTAGGAAACTTCGATGGTACGACTGACTTCTCTCGAAGAGACGCTCTTCGCCGACGACACGGGCGAAGCGCGCGACCGATTGATCGCGACGCTCGCGAGCGCGGCCGCGCCGCATGAAAATCATCCGGATGCCGTCCGGTTCGCGGCGAGCGCGGCGCGCGACGTGATCGACACGCTGTGGGCGCGGTATCACGGCATGCCGCCCGAAACGGCGAGTCCGGCGCGACGGCGCTGAGCGGCGACGGCAAGCGTCGGCGCTCGAAAACCGACAGCACGCGCCGGAATGCGGAAGAGGCGTCGAGCGACGTTGAACACAATCGAAGCACCGGGATCGGCGTGGACGTCGGATGGCCGATCGCGGCGACGGATTCATGAAGATCGATCGAAGGAGTTCAACGATGATAGGCAAGTTGTCGACGCATCCCGGCGTGACGGGAGCGATGCATCAGGAATTGCATGGCGCGACGGATACGACGCGGCCGTCCGTGACCGGGCGCGCGGCCGACCCCGGTCTCGCCACGCTCGTCGAGCGCGTGCGCGGCGAGACCGGGGTCGTGCCCGCGCATCTGATCGAGCTGCAGCGCGTCGCGCGCGAGCACGATTGTTTGATCGGCATTCGGCCGGTGGACCGGTCCGCGACGGATCTGATCGAAAGCGGCCACCCGACGAAGGATTTTCATATCAAGGGCAAGAGCGCGAACTGGGGTCCGCAGGCCGCGTTCATCTGCGTCGATCAGCGGTTCAGCAAGCTCGAGGACAAGCCGGAACGCATCGGGAAGTTCGACCGGCAGGTACAGTCCTGCATCGCCGAAGGCCACGCGAAGCGTGTGCCGCTGATGCTGTCGAAAGCGCGCTTCGACAAGTTGCTGGACGAGGGCTTGATCGACGAGGTCAAGCGCGACGGCAACGGCATGTCGATGACGTTCGAAGCGAAAGCGCCGAGCGGAGCGGTCTACGCGTTCGAGGCGACCCATGTGCACGTTGCCGGCGAAGACACGTACGCGATCGCGCATCGAGGCGAGCCGATCGAGGTGCTCGCGCCGCCGAGGGACGGCGCGAAGCCGTTGACCGCCGATTACGACCTGTTCCTGATCGGTCCGCGCTTCGACGATCTCGGTCCGCAGGACAATCTGCCGGTGCCGGACGTGTCGCACGACGTGTTCAAGGCGCGGCTCGACGGCTACAAGAACGGTGTGCCCGACGCGTTGCGAAGCCCGTACGAGCAGCCGGCCGAGTTCTATCGGAAAGCGGATGCGGAGATCGGCAACGTGTCGTCCCGCATGCGCGACATGATTCCGGCGATCAATGCGGCGCTCGTCGGCGACGGCGAGGCCGTCGTTCACCACAGTCCCGACTCGGCCAGCGCGGTCGCCGATCCCGGCGCGAACTATCCGGCGACGTTCGCGCTGCCGCAGAAGATCGGCCGCTTCGACGAGATCTGCATCATCCACGACAAGCGCGAGCTCGCGGAATTGATCGGCAGCGCGAAGCAGGCGGGCTACCACGTGCCGCTCAATCCGCTGTGGGAAAAAGAAGTGACGAGCGTGCGGCGCGAGTCGTTCTTGGTCGCGCGCGAGCAGTTGTCCGCGAATCTGTGGTGACGTGCGCCGGCCGCGCTACAGCCCGGCGTCGGCCAGCGCTTCGAGATGCTCGGCGAACGCGCCGAGGATCGCGTCGCGCTGGTCGGCGTCGTCGAAGCAATCGGCGGGCAGCAGCTTGACGAGTTCCAGCATCGCCTTCGCATAGCGGTAGCGGAGCGCATCGTCGCGGATCGCGGCGTCGGTGCGCTCCGCGAGCCAGCCGGCGCTGATCCAGCTCTGCTCGACGCATTCGACGAGCGATTGCAGCAGCGCGTCGGCATCCACGTCGCGCGTGTCCAGCATGCGCGCCGCGCGCGCGCAATGATCTTCGACGCCGAGAAATTGCAGGATGCGTTTCAGGTCGGTGATGACGGCCGCGAGGTGCGCGTCCATCGCCGGCCCCTGCGCGGACAGCTCGAACGCGAGCGCGCGGATCAGCGTCTTCAGCTTGCGCCTGCGATCGCGCAGGCGGCGGAATGCGTCGAACCACTCGGTGAGGCGCTTTTGCCGATCGGCCGCACGCTGATATAGCCGCCGCAGCTCGGCGAGCCCCGCGCGGCCGGCCTGGCCGAATTCGAGCCGCGCGAACAGCTGCAGCGCCCATTCGTCGCCGTCGAGGATCGCGGCGAGCGCGTCTTCGGCGCGCTTGCGCCGCATGCCGGACAGCTTGCCTTCCTCGAGCATCGCGCCGAGCAGCAGCGCG
This genomic stretch from Burkholderia oklahomensis C6786 harbors:
- a CDS encoding two component system response regulator, whose product is MALTHTAAPAEIRILVVEDHPLLRLGLKNLLDASPPLSVVDEVSNGLEVYAACQRLDPDIVLLDLGLPGMNGLDVIHQLRRRWPDLGILVVTAETTEHRASAALAAGANGYLLKNSSKQTLLDAIWKVWRGHTVIDPALNVDQVTTKAVPDGAVALTPRERQVLKLISEGCRNRDIAEKLTITIKTVETHRLNLMRKLDAHNAAELANWAHRLGLH
- a CDS encoding EscC/YscC/HrcC family type III secretion system outer membrane ring protein, with the translated sequence MKRSLHGARALAAATLAASASAWAAPMPTHGAAPFFLATRGAKLADVLRDLGANYRVPVIVSEQVDGAFIGTLDGGPPDAALDRLARLYQLAWYYDGQTLYVYRAREVSTRLIALDYLPSATLIEQLRAARLLDPQQCRVQAIPQSNAIEAYGVPVCLERIAQFAKRLDQQAINREQNQESVRFFPLKYATATDTSYSYRSQQVIVPGVVSVLRELAQGRALPLKDSRGQQPASDRLLPMFAADARQNAVIVRDKRANMNLYGDLIAQLDRKPKLVEISVAIIDINAEDLGALGVDWSASARIGGGSVSFNSGGQPDAGSFSTVIANTGSFMVQLSALQQNSKARILSRPSIVTLDNMQAVLDRNITFYTKVSAERVAKLESISTGSLLRVTPRIIGDAGRQEVMLTLVVQDGRQTSPLSQQEPLPQTLSSEIATHSLLKEGEALLLGGFVQDELSEGERKIPLLGDIPFLGRLFKTTRQSQRHTVRLFLIKADPWQQT
- the sctD gene encoding type III secretion system inner membrane ring subunit SctD, whose translation is MHKLKWLNGPLAGLEFDLPAGATQIGGDDADVALPLEGDARAVLTSGEDGVRVSADAGVWVDGGPWDAGDALPFDRAIDVAGVAFVLGGSGDALPARPVPERRRAARRSTREIACWSGAALSIAAIVAGLALLLWRPPQPARFDVDAWLAQQLRAPALRGLHAQRAADGSVVVSGLCASSQDVGRLRARLGEHGVAMRDESFCADALRENVRNVLALNGYRDVDIRSDATLDSVEIRGPIVADAAWQRVVAQLQMLRGLRAWRVVNDRALWFDRLCGTLTGRVPLDGLNIVMSGKTLIVSGAADPAHAPALADAIAEFNRSSRDGFVATWQDVPSLQTASAYLPAPVVTVGGHAGAIYVVLANGMRLQLGGVLPNGYAIVRLTRRAMSLRKDQRLVSVPLDV
- a CDS encoding CyaA/EF/ExoY family adenylyl cyclase toxin gives rise to the protein MIGKLSTHPGVTGAMHQELHGATDTTRPSVTGRAADPGLATLVERVRGETGVVPAHLIELQRVAREHDCLIGIRPVDRSATDLIESGHPTKDFHIKGKSANWGPQAAFICVDQRFSKLEDKPERIGKFDRQVQSCIAEGHAKRVPLMLSKARFDKLLDEGLIDEVKRDGNGMSMTFEAKAPSGAVYAFEATHVHVAGEDTYAIAHRGEPIEVLAPPRDGAKPLTADYDLFLIGPRFDDLGPQDNLPVPDVSHDVFKARLDGYKNGVPDALRSPYEQPAEFYRKADAEIGNVSSRMRDMIPAINAALVGDGEAVVHHSPDSASAVADPGANYPATFALPQKIGRFDEICIIHDKRELAELIGSAKQAGYHVPLNPLWEKEVTSVRRESFLVAREQLSANLW
- the sctW gene encoding type III secretion system gatekeeper subunit SctW gives rise to the protein MLNRIDPAAAQVNAAATSAGAGTASAQAVQQVVPPQSAHELAQRELADAPIDFGGAPLEAAGVSGESFAETLEDIGFAVGARFRGPRRGAADGRAERPRTRSMLQQLIKQIGAVSAAELAELRQRIPGVDELDDPADAMRDAGFNAGEIALLLGAMLEEGKLSGMRRKRAEDALAAILDGDEWALQLFARLEFGQAGRAGLAELRRLYQRAADRQKRLTEWFDAFRRLRDRRRKLKTLIRALAFELSAQGPAMDAHLAAVITDLKRILQFLGVEDHCARAARMLDTRDVDADALLQSLVECVEQSWISAGWLAERTDAAIRDDALRYRYAKAMLELVKLLPADCFDDADQRDAILGAFAEHLEALADAGL